From Apteryx mantelli isolate bAptMan1 chromosome 32, bAptMan1.hap1, whole genome shotgun sequence, the proteins below share one genomic window:
- the RACK1 gene encoding small ribosomal subunit protein RACK1: MTEQMTLRGTLKGHNGWVTQIATTPQFPDMILSASRDKTIIMWKLTRDETNYGIPQRALRGHSHFVSDVVISSDGQFALSGSWDGTLRLWDLTTGTTTRRFVGHTKDVLSVAFSSDNRQIVSGSRDKTIKLWNTLGVCKYTVQDESHSEWVSCVRFSPNSSNPIIVSCGWDKLVKVWNLANCKLKTNHIGHTGYLNTVTVSPDGSLCASGGKDGQAMLWDLNEGKHLYTLDGGDIINALCFSPNRYWLCAATGPSIKIWDLEGKIIVDELKQEVISTSSKAEPPQCTSLAWSADGQTLFAGYTDNLVRVWQVTIGTR, translated from the exons atgacgGAGCAGATGACACTGCGCGGCACCCTGAAGGGCCACAACGGCTGGGTGACGCAGATCGCCACCACGCCGCAGTTCCCGGACATGATCCTCTCCGCTTCCCGGG ACAAGACCATCATCATGTGGAAGTTGACCCGGGACGAGACCAACTACGGGATCCCGCAGCGAGCCCTGCGCGGTCACTCGCACTTCGTCAGCGACGTGGTCATCTCCTCCGACGGGCAGTTTGCTCTCTCGGGCTCCTGGGACGGCACCCTGCGTCTCTGGGACCTCACGAC AGGCACCACCACCCGCCGCTTCGTGGGCCACACCAAGGACGTGCTGAGCGTGGCCTTCTCGTCCGACAACCGCCAGATCGTTTCGGGCTCCAGGGACAAGACCATCAAGCTCTGGAACACCTTGGGCGTCTGCAAGTACACGGTGCAG GACGAGAGCCACTCGGAGTGGGTGTCGTGCGTGCGCTTCTCCCCGAACAGCAGCAACCCCATCATCGTCTCCTGCGGCTGGGACAAGCTGGTGAAG GTTTGGAACTTGGCTAACTGCAAACTGAAGACGAACCACATCGGGCACACGGGCTACCTGAACACGGTGACCGTCTCCCCTGACGGGTCCCTCTGTGCCTCCGGCGGCAAG GACGGCCAGGCCATGCTGTGGGACCTGAACGAAGGCAAGCACCTGTACACCCTTGACGGAGGGGACATCATCAACGCCctgtgcttcagccccaaccgCTACTGGCTCTGCGCTGCCACCGGCCCCAGCATCAAGATCTGG GACCTGGAAGGCAAAATCATAGTGGATGAGCTGAAGCAAGAGGTGATCAGCACCAGCAGCAAAGCCGAGCCGCCCCAGTGCACTTCCCTGGCCTGGTCCGCAGACGGGCAG ACCCTGTTCGCCGGCTACACAGATAACCTCGTCCGCGTGTGGCAAGTCACCATCGGGACCAGATGA